A window of Corallococcus macrosporus DSM 14697 contains these coding sequences:
- a CDS encoding isopenicillin N synthase family dioxygenase: MPELDSARGGLPIIDMASLFDTTRVTERARVAREIEQACRDSGFFYVTGHGVSADVLARLEQESHRFFALPRAAKEAIAMAQGGVAWRGWFPLGGELTSGKPDRKEGLYLGTELGSEHPRVKAGWPLHGANLWPAEVPELRAAVLDYMDACTRAAHALMEGVALSLGLDADYFRRHYTADPTVLFRVFHYPAEPEREVESWGVGEHTDYGLLTLLAQDDHGGLQVKTPRGWVEAPPLPGTLVCNIGDMLDRMTGGWYRSTPHRVKNVSGRDRLSFPLFFDPDFAAEVHPLPRGTGADVDEDRARRWDGASVHAFQGTYGDYLLGKVSKVFPALVRRVL; the protein is encoded by the coding sequence ATGCCTGAACTGGATTCCGCACGCGGCGGCTTGCCCATCATCGACATGGCGTCCCTGTTCGACACCACCCGTGTCACCGAGCGGGCACGCGTCGCGCGGGAAATCGAGCAGGCCTGTCGCGACAGCGGCTTCTTCTACGTGACGGGCCACGGCGTGTCCGCGGACGTGCTGGCGCGGCTGGAGCAGGAGAGCCACCGCTTCTTCGCGCTGCCTCGGGCCGCGAAGGAGGCCATCGCCATGGCCCAAGGTGGCGTCGCGTGGCGGGGCTGGTTCCCGCTCGGGGGCGAGCTGACCTCGGGGAAGCCGGACCGGAAGGAGGGGCTCTACCTGGGCACGGAGCTGGGGAGCGAGCACCCACGGGTGAAGGCCGGCTGGCCGTTGCACGGCGCCAACCTGTGGCCCGCGGAGGTGCCGGAACTGCGCGCGGCGGTGCTCGACTACATGGACGCCTGCACGCGCGCCGCGCATGCGCTGATGGAAGGCGTGGCGCTGAGCCTGGGCCTGGACGCGGACTACTTCCGGCGGCACTACACGGCCGACCCGACGGTGCTCTTCCGCGTCTTCCACTATCCCGCCGAGCCTGAACGTGAAGTGGAAAGCTGGGGCGTGGGCGAGCACACCGACTACGGCCTGCTCACGCTGCTGGCGCAGGATGACCACGGCGGGTTGCAGGTGAAGACGCCGCGCGGCTGGGTGGAGGCGCCGCCGCTGCCCGGGACGCTGGTGTGCAACATCGGCGACATGCTCGACCGGATGACGGGCGGCTGGTACCGCTCCACGCCGCACCGGGTGAAGAACGTGAGCGGCAGGGACAGGCTGTCCTTCCCGCTCTTCTTCGACCCGGACTTCGCTGCCGAGGTCCACCCCCTGCCGCGTGGCACCGGCGCCGACGTGGACGAGGACCGCGCGCGCCGTTGGGACGGCGCCAGCGTCCACGCCTTCCAGGGCACCTACGGCGACTACCTGCTGGGCAAGGTGTCCAAGGTGTTCCCGGCGCTGGTGCGCCGCGTGCTGTAG
- a CDS encoding SDR family NAD(P)-dependent oxidoreductase — MSPSAFRLGGRRALITGASGGLGLHFAQVLAQAGAEVVLAARREDKLAAEVDRLRSLGARAHAVSLDVTSADSVRAAVAEAEARTGGVVDVLVNNAGVSGQRFFLQLEEAEWDTVVDTNLKGAYLVAREVARRLVEHTQPGSIINIASILGLRVSGSVSSYCASKAGLIQLTKAMALELARHGIRVNALAPGYIETDFNRAFFEGEAAKKLVARIPFRRLGQMRELDGPLLLLASEAGSYMSGSVLEVDGGHLCSTL, encoded by the coding sequence ATGTCGCCGTCTGCCTTTCGCCTGGGTGGCCGCCGTGCGCTGATTACCGGGGCCTCCGGGGGCCTGGGGCTGCACTTCGCGCAGGTGCTGGCGCAAGCGGGCGCCGAAGTCGTGCTGGCGGCCCGCCGCGAGGACAAGCTGGCCGCCGAGGTGGACCGGCTGCGGAGCCTCGGGGCCCGTGCCCACGCCGTGTCACTGGACGTGACGAGCGCCGACTCGGTGCGCGCGGCGGTGGCAGAGGCCGAAGCGCGGACGGGCGGCGTGGTGGACGTGCTGGTGAACAACGCGGGCGTGTCCGGGCAGCGCTTCTTCCTCCAACTGGAAGAAGCCGAGTGGGACACGGTGGTGGACACCAACCTCAAGGGCGCCTACCTGGTGGCGCGCGAGGTGGCTCGGCGGTTGGTGGAGCACACGCAGCCCGGCAGCATCATCAACATCGCCTCCATCCTGGGGCTGCGGGTGAGTGGCTCGGTGTCGTCGTACTGCGCGTCCAAGGCGGGGCTGATTCAGCTCACCAAGGCGATGGCGTTGGAGCTGGCGCGTCACGGGATTCGGGTGAATGCCCTGGCGCCGGGATACATCGAGACGGACTTCAACCGCGCGTTCTTCGAAGGGGAGGCCGCGAAGAAGCTGGTGGCGCGCATCCCCTTCCGCCGGCTGGGGCAGATGCGGGAGCTGGACGGTCCGCTGCTGCTGCTGGCCTCGGAAGCGGGCAGCTACATGAGTGGCAGCGTGCTGGAGGTGGACGGCGGCCACCTCTGCTCCACGCTGTGA
- a CDS encoding acyl-CoA dehydrogenase family protein, translating to MDFSLSPEVEDHRKRVRAFVEQHVLPLEKQPDAFDAHENLREDVVARVRARAREEGLWAFQMPKSRGGQGLGVVGMAACYEEAARSPFGPVMFNAAPPDDGNMMVLEKVLRTEDLKQRWLQPLIDGEVRSAFAMTEPDGCGSDPSLTYTKATRRGDTWVITGRKWFITGAEGAQHFILIARTSDDERKGLTAFLFDADQPGWRIERRIPIMGPEEHGGHCELVFDGLEIPDAHRLLEVGDGLKVTQIRLGTARLTHCMRWLGLAKRCLEEAGAYVSKRMSFGSTLAQHEGVQWMLGDAAKDIHIGRLLTMSAAWKLDQGDFARTDISIAKIHVADTLHKAADTAIQLLGARGYSKDTLVEWIYRYARQARLVDGASEVHKQVLSRAYLAEGPSFFKWGV from the coding sequence TTGGATTTCTCCCTGTCGCCCGAGGTCGAGGACCATCGAAAGCGTGTGAGGGCCTTCGTCGAGCAGCACGTGCTGCCGCTGGAGAAGCAGCCCGACGCCTTCGACGCGCATGAGAACCTCCGCGAGGACGTGGTGGCCCGGGTGCGCGCCCGCGCTCGCGAGGAAGGGCTGTGGGCCTTCCAGATGCCGAAGTCCCGCGGAGGGCAGGGGCTGGGCGTGGTGGGCATGGCGGCCTGCTACGAGGAGGCGGCGCGCTCGCCCTTCGGGCCGGTGATGTTCAACGCCGCGCCGCCCGACGACGGCAACATGATGGTGCTGGAGAAGGTGCTCCGGACGGAGGACCTGAAGCAGCGCTGGCTGCAGCCCCTCATCGACGGCGAGGTCCGCTCGGCCTTCGCGATGACGGAGCCGGACGGCTGTGGCTCCGACCCGTCCCTCACGTACACGAAGGCCACGCGGCGGGGCGACACCTGGGTCATCACCGGCCGCAAGTGGTTCATCACCGGCGCGGAAGGGGCCCAGCACTTCATCCTGATTGCGCGCACCTCCGACGATGAGCGCAAGGGCCTCACCGCGTTCCTGTTCGACGCGGACCAGCCGGGTTGGCGGATTGAACGGCGCATCCCCATCATGGGCCCCGAGGAGCACGGCGGGCACTGCGAGCTCGTGTTCGACGGCCTGGAGATTCCGGACGCGCACCGGCTGCTGGAGGTGGGGGACGGCCTCAAGGTGACGCAGATTCGGCTCGGCACGGCGCGCCTCACGCATTGCATGCGCTGGCTGGGGCTGGCGAAGCGGTGTCTGGAAGAGGCGGGGGCGTACGTGTCGAAGCGGATGAGCTTCGGCTCGACGCTGGCGCAGCATGAGGGCGTGCAGTGGATGCTGGGAGACGCGGCCAAGGACATCCACATTGGCCGGCTGCTCACCATGAGCGCCGCGTGGAAGCTGGACCAGGGGGACTTCGCTCGCACGGACATCTCCATCGCGAAGATTCACGTCGCGGACACGCTGCACAAGGCGGCGGACACCGCCATCCAGCTTCTGGGGGCGCGGGGCTACTCCAAGGACACGCTTGTGGAATGGATATACCGCTACGCCCGGCAGGCCCGGCTGGTGGACGGCGCCAGCGAGGTGCACAAGCAGGTGCTGTCGCGCGCGTACCTGGCGGAGGGGCCGTCCTTCTTCAAGTGGGGCGTGTGA
- a CDS encoding phosphotransferase family protein, with amino-acid sequence MQAAQRTALERFLAQRADARAVRIDEARLLAGGAIQENWLLSATVTGGPLEGTLECVLRADAPSGVSASHSRAQEFALLQEVFHAGVTVPEPLWLGDTSVFGRDFFVMRKARGTAAAHRLMKEPTLGGDRERLTERIGEELARLHTLRPPLERLAFLPAPTPSPALKGVEEFRAFLDGHHTPFPALEWGLRWLEMHAPRTREWVLAHRDFRTGNYMVDEAGLTAVLDWEFAAWSDPLEDLGWFCARCWRFGQVDKEAGGIGSREALFRGYARVSGREPTREAVFYWEVYAHVRWAVIALQQGERHVSGQEPSLELALTAHVVPELELEILRMTGVGHA; translated from the coding sequence ATGCAGGCGGCGCAGAGGACGGCACTGGAGCGCTTCCTGGCCCAGAGGGCGGACGCCCGCGCGGTGCGAATCGACGAGGCCCGGCTGCTCGCGGGCGGTGCCATCCAGGAGAACTGGCTGCTGTCGGCCACCGTCACCGGAGGCCCGTTGGAGGGCACGCTGGAGTGCGTCCTGCGCGCGGACGCGCCGTCGGGCGTCTCCGCGTCACACAGCCGCGCCCAGGAGTTCGCGCTGCTCCAGGAGGTCTTCCACGCGGGCGTGACGGTCCCCGAGCCCCTGTGGCTGGGAGACACCTCCGTGTTCGGCCGGGACTTCTTCGTGATGCGCAAGGCCCGAGGCACGGCGGCGGCGCACCGGCTGATGAAGGAGCCCACCCTGGGCGGGGACCGGGAGCGGCTGACGGAGCGCATCGGCGAGGAGCTGGCGCGGCTGCACACCCTGCGCCCGCCCCTGGAGCGCCTGGCCTTCCTGCCGGCGCCCACGCCTTCTCCCGCGCTGAAGGGCGTGGAGGAGTTCCGTGCCTTCCTGGACGGGCACCACACGCCATTCCCCGCGCTGGAATGGGGCCTCCGCTGGCTGGAAATGCACGCGCCGCGCACGCGGGAGTGGGTGCTGGCGCATCGGGACTTCCGCACGGGCAACTACATGGTGGACGAGGCGGGGCTCACGGCCGTGCTGGACTGGGAGTTCGCCGCGTGGTCGGACCCGCTGGAGGACCTGGGCTGGTTCTGCGCGCGCTGCTGGCGCTTCGGCCAGGTCGACAAGGAAGCAGGCGGCATCGGCTCCCGTGAGGCGCTGTTCCGAGGCTATGCGCGCGTGAGCGGCCGCGAGCCGACGCGCGAGGCGGTGTTCTACTGGGAAGTGTACGCCCACGTCCGGTGGGCGGTGATTGCCCTCCAGCAGGGCGAGCGCCATGTGTCGGGGCAGGAGCCCTCCCTGGAGCTGGCGTTGACGGCGCATGTCGTGCCGGAGCTGGAGCTGGAGATTCTCCGGATGACGGGGGTGGGCCATGCGTGA
- a CDS encoding DUF6285 domain-containing protein produces MRERPDGAELLAIAREVLRNELLPLLPRDKAYGALMIANAMGIAERQLRSGMGAQEEERRALAMLLERDGDLATLNRVFAVRIRQGAFDDNAHARELLWNATVQRVRESAPKALPGASSR; encoded by the coding sequence ATGCGTGAGCGTCCCGATGGCGCCGAGCTGCTGGCGATTGCCCGCGAGGTGCTGCGCAACGAGCTGCTGCCCCTGCTGCCCAGGGACAAGGCCTACGGCGCGCTGATGATTGCCAACGCCATGGGCATCGCCGAGCGGCAGCTCCGCAGCGGGATGGGCGCTCAGGAAGAGGAGCGGCGGGCGCTGGCCATGTTGCTCGAACGTGACGGGGACCTGGCCACGCTGAACCGTGTGTTCGCGGTCCGCATCCGCCAGGGCGCGTTCGACGACAACGCCCACGCCCGCGAGCTCCTGTGGAACGCGACGGTGCAGCGGGTGCGGGAGAGCGCGCCCAAGGCGCTGCCGGGAGCGTCATCACGTTGA
- a CDS encoding glutathione S-transferase family protein produces MMTVSAFKWVPPFAQGLVRDLRVRWALEEAGLPYQVRLIDNKVQASADYRALQPFGQVPVLEDEGLVLFESGAIVLHIANKSDALLPADAAGRARAVTWLFAALNSIEIAIQPLAEVDLFFAQEEWAKLRRPAVVERLNKRLGELAASLGEREYLEDRFTAGDLMMVTVLRILRHTDLLDGFPTLKAYKERCEARPAFQRALAAQLEPFQQPRV; encoded by the coding sequence ATGATGACCGTCAGCGCGTTCAAGTGGGTACCGCCGTTCGCTCAAGGACTCGTGCGGGACCTCCGGGTGAGGTGGGCGCTGGAGGAGGCGGGGCTGCCGTACCAGGTGCGGCTCATCGACAACAAAGTCCAGGCGTCGGCGGACTACCGCGCGCTCCAGCCCTTCGGACAGGTGCCGGTGCTGGAGGATGAGGGCCTCGTCCTCTTCGAGTCGGGCGCCATCGTGCTCCACATCGCCAACAAGAGTGACGCCTTGCTTCCGGCGGACGCGGCGGGCAGGGCTCGCGCGGTGACGTGGCTCTTCGCGGCGCTCAACTCCATTGAAATCGCAATCCAACCGCTGGCCGAGGTGGACCTGTTCTTTGCCCAGGAAGAGTGGGCGAAGCTGCGCAGACCGGCCGTCGTGGAGCGGCTGAACAAGCGGCTGGGCGAGCTCGCGGCGAGCCTGGGCGAGCGCGAGTACCTGGAGGACCGCTTCACGGCGGGCGACCTGATGATGGTGACGGTGCTCCGCATCCTGCGTCACACGGACCTGCTGGACGGCTTCCCCACGCTGAAGGCGTACAAGGAACGCTGCGAGGCCCGGCCCGCCTTCCAGCGAGCCCTGGCGGCCCAACTGGAGCCGTTCCAGCAGCCTCGCGTTTGA
- a CDS encoding TetR/AcrR family transcriptional regulator, with product MFQDMTSAHQRKKQPEVIRAQLLRAAAELVVQGGTQAVTLDAVAAQAGVTKGGLQHHFRSKQLLLDALFEEMNQRFIESFHAYIEAEPEAQGKEARAYLRAMVGNPSDAHENSVLRALTSSMMVDPELRERWSCSWQEDLKSQPEKTDPAHINAIICRLACDGLWFADLIEDKGMSPEVRAAVIRRLEELTRE from the coding sequence ATGTTTCAGGACATGACGAGCGCCCACCAACGCAAGAAGCAGCCGGAGGTCATCCGCGCGCAGCTCCTCCGCGCGGCCGCGGAGCTCGTCGTCCAGGGGGGCACCCAGGCGGTGACGCTCGACGCCGTCGCCGCGCAAGCGGGCGTGACGAAGGGCGGCCTCCAGCACCACTTCCGCAGCAAGCAGCTCCTGCTGGACGCGCTGTTCGAGGAGATGAACCAGCGGTTCATCGAGTCGTTCCACGCGTACATCGAGGCGGAGCCGGAGGCCCAAGGGAAGGAAGCCCGTGCGTACCTCCGGGCCATGGTGGGTAATCCCAGTGACGCGCATGAGAACAGCGTCCTGCGGGCGTTGACCAGTAGCATGATGGTGGACCCCGAGCTGCGCGAGCGCTGGAGCTGTAGCTGGCAGGAAGACCTCAAGTCGCAGCCGGAGAAGACGGACCCCGCGCACATCAACGCCATCATCTGCCGGCTCGCCTGTGACGGCCTCTGGTTCGCGGACCTCATCGAGGACAAAGGCATGAGCCCTGAAGTCAGAGCCGCGGTCATCCGCCGTCTCGAGGAGCTCACCCGGGAGTAG
- a CDS encoding efflux RND transporter periplasmic adaptor subunit, with product MTLRRSTRLLLASALLPLLACEGRPEEAAYAPPVQEVSTLKVQGESIVLHDEFPGRVSAFRVAEVRPQVGGLIRSRRFAEGDTVQKGQPLYQLEAAVFRAAVDGAAAAHAASEAARLQAELHAGRIQSLFEKGASTQQASDDARAALAIANAEVARARAALDRARVDLDYATITAPIAGHIGISQVNEGALVGPADPTALSVIQQIDRVFVDIKSPVERAVGLQSLQGDDGGAEVILLASTGAPYPERGRVQFADISVDPGSGELTVRALVPNAQRKLLPGMFVKARVVLGEVANALLVPQQAVLHDAQGQAQVFVVREDNTAEARNVRAGRIISGRYLVEEGLSAGERVVVEGQDRLAPGQQITPVEWQHAPASR from the coding sequence ATGACTCTCCGTCGTTCAACGCGGCTTCTCCTCGCCTCGGCGCTGCTTCCCCTGCTCGCTTGTGAAGGCAGGCCGGAGGAGGCGGCCTATGCACCGCCGGTCCAGGAGGTCTCCACCCTGAAGGTGCAGGGTGAGTCCATCGTCCTTCATGATGAATTCCCCGGGCGCGTCTCCGCGTTCCGCGTCGCCGAGGTCCGCCCGCAGGTGGGCGGGCTCATCCGCAGCCGGCGCTTCGCCGAGGGAGACACGGTCCAGAAGGGGCAGCCGCTCTACCAACTGGAGGCGGCGGTGTTCCGGGCAGCGGTGGACGGCGCGGCGGCGGCCCATGCGGCCAGCGAGGCCGCGCGGCTCCAGGCGGAGCTGCACGCGGGACGCATCCAGTCCCTCTTCGAGAAGGGGGCGAGCACCCAGCAGGCCTCCGACGACGCACGGGCCGCGCTCGCCATCGCGAACGCGGAGGTGGCGCGGGCCCGCGCGGCGCTGGACCGGGCCCGCGTCGACCTGGACTACGCCACGATTACCGCGCCCATCGCGGGACACATCGGCATCTCCCAGGTGAACGAGGGCGCGCTCGTGGGCCCCGCGGACCCCACGGCGCTGAGCGTCATCCAGCAGATTGACCGCGTCTTCGTCGACATCAAGTCGCCGGTGGAGCGCGCGGTGGGCCTGCAGTCCCTCCAGGGCGATGACGGGGGCGCGGAGGTCATCCTGCTCGCCTCGACGGGAGCGCCCTATCCGGAGCGAGGCCGGGTCCAGTTCGCCGACATCTCGGTCGACCCCGGGTCTGGCGAACTCACCGTGCGCGCCCTGGTCCCCAACGCGCAGCGGAAGCTGCTGCCGGGCATGTTCGTCAAGGCGCGCGTCGTGCTCGGAGAGGTCGCCAACGCGCTGCTCGTCCCGCAGCAGGCCGTGCTTCACGACGCACAGGGACAGGCGCAGGTCTTCGTCGTCCGTGAGGACAACACCGCCGAGGCGCGCAACGTCCGCGCCGGGCGCATCATCAGCGGACGCTACCTGGTGGAGGAAGGCCTCTCTGCCGGAGAGCGTGTGGTGGTCGAGGGGCAGGACCGTCTCGCGCCCGGCCAGCAAATCACCCCCGTCGAGTGGCAGCACGCCCCGGCCTCGCGCTGA
- a CDS encoding efflux RND transporter permease subunit, with amino-acid sequence MPRFFIERPVFAWVIAIFIVLAGAISIPRLPIERYPSIAPPSVTITATYPGATPAAMNDSVVSLIERGLSGVKNILYFESSSDTSGVAQIVVTFAPGTDPDLAQVDIQNRLKTVESRLPQMVRQLGLQVETTTTNFLLFSTLLSSDGRYDEAELGDFLSRNVVEDLRRVPGVGRVQLFTPSRALRVWLDPERLISHGISVDEVAAAIRAQNAEASPGRLGDTPAVPGQRVTTPLMLQGQLQDVADFEHVIVRANPDGSNVLLKELAKVELGPQSYATTTRQNGKNAATFGVQLAPGANALDTSERIRERMADLSRSFPAGVEYTIPYDAAPFVRISIQKVVQTFFEAMLLVFAVMYLFLQSVRYTLIPAIVAPIALLGTFAVMLASGFSINVLTMFGMVLAIGIIVDDAIVVVENVERLMAEEGLSPLDATKKAMKEITGAVIGITLVLTSVFIPMAFATGSVGTIYRQFSLAMAVSILFSAFLALTLTPALCATLLKPVAHGHTAKRGFFGAFNRLLERVTARYAAWTGAIVRRLGRAFFAYAAVLAMVAFAFWRLPGAFFPEEDQGFLNVSVQLPSDATAERTNAVLGEVESYLGGREGIQDVLTIQGFGFFGSGANAGLMFVMMNDWDARKGATAPGEVAAASARFASPREGMVINVIPPAVDGLGNSAGFAMRLEDRAGHGTQALNDAMNHVLRRAYESKVIAFPYQEGLPDGSTVRIQVDRERAAALGVSFADINSVISTALGSTYVNDFPNKGYMQQIILQARAESRMQVEDVLKLPVRNVRGQMVPLSSVAEPVWERGPMQLVRYNGYPAVRIAGTAAPGYSSGDAMAEMERIAAELPQGFAVEWTGLSYQERLSGSEAPILLALSMLVVFLVLAALYESWSIPLSVMLVVPLGLIGALAAVLSRGLMNDIFFKVGLITIIGLSAKNAILIVEFAKQLEEQGRSPLQAAVEAARLRFRPILMTSLAFALGVVPLVVASGASAETQRAIGTGVFGGMVSGTVLAIFLVPAFYVAVRSLLKRRDAVVEAPSVKEAPVGSH; translated from the coding sequence GTGCCACGATTCTTCATTGAACGCCCGGTCTTCGCCTGGGTGATTGCCATCTTCATCGTGCTCGCCGGAGCCATCTCCATTCCCCGGCTTCCCATCGAGCGCTATCCGTCCATCGCGCCGCCGAGCGTGACGATTACCGCCACCTATCCCGGCGCCACGCCGGCCGCGATGAACGACAGCGTCGTGTCGTTGATTGAGCGCGGCCTGTCCGGCGTGAAGAACATCCTGTACTTCGAGTCGTCGAGCGACACGTCGGGCGTCGCGCAGATTGTGGTGACTTTCGCTCCCGGCACGGACCCGGACCTGGCGCAGGTCGACATCCAGAACCGCCTCAAGACGGTCGAGTCGCGGCTGCCGCAGATGGTGCGGCAGCTCGGGCTCCAGGTGGAGACGACCACCACCAACTTCCTGCTCTTCTCCACGCTCCTGTCGAGCGATGGCCGCTACGACGAGGCCGAGCTGGGCGACTTCCTGAGCCGCAACGTCGTGGAGGACCTGCGGCGCGTGCCCGGCGTGGGACGCGTCCAGCTCTTCACGCCGTCCCGCGCGCTGCGCGTGTGGCTGGACCCGGAGCGGCTCATCTCCCACGGCATCTCCGTGGACGAGGTCGCCGCGGCGATTCGCGCGCAGAACGCGGAGGCCTCGCCCGGACGGCTGGGGGACACGCCCGCGGTGCCGGGCCAGCGGGTCACCACGCCCCTGATGCTCCAGGGACAACTCCAGGACGTCGCTGACTTCGAGCACGTCATCGTGCGGGCCAACCCGGATGGCTCCAACGTGCTGCTCAAGGAGCTCGCCAAGGTGGAGCTGGGGCCCCAGAGCTACGCCACCACCACCCGGCAGAACGGAAAGAACGCGGCCACCTTCGGCGTGCAGCTCGCCCCGGGGGCCAACGCCCTGGACACCTCGGAGCGCATCCGCGAGCGGATGGCCGACCTGTCACGGTCCTTCCCCGCGGGCGTGGAGTACACGATTCCGTATGACGCGGCGCCCTTCGTGCGCATCTCCATCCAGAAGGTGGTGCAGACCTTCTTCGAGGCGATGCTGCTCGTCTTCGCGGTGATGTACCTGTTCCTCCAGAGCGTGCGCTACACGCTGATTCCCGCCATCGTCGCGCCCATCGCGCTGCTGGGCACCTTCGCGGTGATGCTGGCGTCTGGGTTCTCCATCAACGTGCTGACGATGTTCGGCATGGTGCTGGCGATTGGCATCATCGTGGATGACGCCATCGTCGTGGTGGAGAACGTCGAGCGCCTCATGGCGGAGGAGGGGCTCTCCCCCCTGGACGCCACCAAGAAGGCGATGAAGGAGATAACGGGCGCCGTCATCGGCATCACCCTGGTGCTCACCTCCGTGTTCATCCCCATGGCGTTCGCCACGGGCTCCGTCGGCACCATCTACCGCCAGTTCAGCCTGGCGATGGCCGTGTCGATTCTCTTCTCCGCGTTCCTCGCGCTCACGCTCACCCCGGCGCTCTGCGCGACGCTGCTGAAGCCCGTGGCGCATGGCCACACCGCGAAGCGCGGCTTCTTCGGCGCGTTCAACCGGCTGCTGGAGCGGGTGACGGCGCGCTACGCCGCCTGGACCGGGGCCATCGTGAGGCGCCTGGGCCGGGCCTTCTTCGCGTACGCCGCGGTGCTCGCGATGGTGGCCTTCGCGTTCTGGCGGCTGCCGGGCGCCTTCTTCCCGGAGGAGGACCAGGGGTTCCTCAACGTGTCGGTGCAGCTCCCGTCGGACGCCACGGCGGAGCGGACCAACGCGGTGCTCGGCGAGGTGGAGTCCTACCTGGGCGGGCGCGAGGGCATCCAGGACGTGCTCACCATCCAGGGCTTCGGCTTCTTCGGCTCGGGAGCGAACGCCGGCCTGATGTTCGTGATGATGAACGACTGGGATGCGCGCAAGGGCGCCACGGCGCCGGGCGAGGTCGCCGCCGCCAGCGCGCGCTTCGCCTCCCCCCGGGAGGGCATGGTCATCAATGTGATTCCGCCCGCCGTGGACGGGCTCGGCAACAGCGCGGGCTTCGCGATGCGGCTGGAGGACCGCGCCGGCCACGGCACCCAGGCGCTCAACGACGCCATGAATCACGTCCTCCGCCGCGCCTATGAGAGCAAGGTCATCGCGTTCCCGTACCAGGAGGGGCTGCCGGACGGCTCCACGGTGCGAATCCAGGTGGACCGCGAGCGCGCGGCGGCGCTCGGGGTGTCCTTCGCGGACATCAACTCGGTCATCTCCACCGCGCTGGGGTCCACGTACGTCAACGACTTCCCCAACAAGGGCTACATGCAGCAAATCATCCTCCAGGCGCGCGCGGAGTCCCGCATGCAGGTGGAGGACGTGCTCAAGCTGCCGGTGCGCAACGTGCGCGGGCAGATGGTGCCCCTGTCCTCGGTGGCCGAGCCCGTCTGGGAGCGGGGCCCCATGCAGCTCGTCCGCTACAACGGCTACCCCGCCGTGCGCATCGCCGGCACCGCGGCGCCGGGCTACAGCAGCGGTGACGCCATGGCGGAGATGGAGCGCATCGCCGCCGAGCTGCCGCAGGGCTTCGCGGTGGAGTGGACGGGACTCTCCTACCAGGAGCGGCTGTCCGGCTCGGAGGCGCCCATCCTCCTGGCGCTGTCCATGCTGGTCGTCTTCCTGGTGCTGGCGGCGCTCTATGAGAGCTGGTCGATTCCCCTGTCGGTGATGCTCGTCGTGCCGCTGGGGCTCATCGGCGCGCTGGCCGCCGTGCTGTCGCGCGGGCTGATGAATGACATCTTCTTCAAGGTGGGCCTCATCACCATCATCGGCCTGTCCGCGAAGAACGCCATCCTCATCGTCGAGTTCGCCAAGCAGTTGGAGGAGCAGGGCCGCTCGCCACTCCAGGCGGCGGTGGAGGCGGCGCGGCTGCGCTTCCGTCCCATCCTGATGACGTCGCTCGCCTTCGCGCTGGGCGTGGTGCCGCTGGTGGTGGCCAGCGGGGCCAGCGCGGAGACGCAGCGGGCCATTGGCACCGGCGTGTTCGGCGGCATGGTGTCCGGCACCGTGCTGGCCATCTTCCTGGTGCCGGCCTTCTACGTCGCGGTGCGGAGCCTGCTCAAACGCCGCGACGCCGTCGTGGAGGCGCCGTCGGTGAAGGAAGCGCCCGTGGGGAGCCACTGA
- a CDS encoding metal-sulfur cluster assembly factor codes for MSEQALRERIQDIPDPCSCATGVPLGIGEMGLIESVKRTDGEVTVRLHITSPMCMMAAYFMREIEQRLLAVDGVTTVNVEFDQELKWTPQDIEPGARQRLADKRITMLGGRLLPRDGARPPRS; via the coding sequence ATGAGTGAGCAGGCCCTGCGCGAGCGCATCCAGGACATCCCGGACCCGTGCAGCTGCGCCACGGGCGTGCCGCTGGGCATCGGGGAGATGGGGCTGATTGAGTCGGTGAAGCGCACCGACGGCGAAGTGACGGTGCGCCTGCACATCACCTCGCCCATGTGCATGATGGCCGCCTACTTCATGCGGGAAATCGAGCAGCGGCTGCTGGCGGTGGACGGCGTCACCACGGTGAACGTGGAGTTCGACCAGGAGCTGAAGTGGACGCCGCAGGACATCGAGCCTGGGGCCCGCCAGCGGCTCGCGGACAAGCGCATCACCATGCTGGGTGGCCGCCTGCTGCCGCGTGACGGGGCGCGGCCGCCCCGCTCCTGA